Below is a window of Humulus lupulus chromosome 9, drHumLupu1.1, whole genome shotgun sequence DNA.
tggcttaaaaatcaaacactcataaaacaaagctaagaacacctaaaaacacttgaAAGGAACATTTTTTTTGGAAAGTAAGTTAATTTCATTGCATCACAAACAACTTTAAAACTAGGAAACTCCACAAAAGGAGCAAGAACATCAAAAATCAAAACCAACCTATACAACCTATACAAGTAAATGATCAAACCAATCTCTATCTAACGAATTAAGTCTATCAGTGAGAAAGTTACTCACTCTCCTAATAATATCTTGTTTAATACGCAAAATTGTAATATCAATATGTCTCACTTTGGATTCCCATAACACCTCATTACGCATGCTCCAAATATGATAAGTCGCAGCAGCCAAGGCAGTGGCGAACACACCACATCTGAACCTGGATAGCCTATGATCACGAGCCAACCATCTTAACAATTTCTGAAGATTACAAGTCATAACTTGCCAACCTAACTAATCTTTGATCATTTGCAGACAACTCTTGCTATAATGACAGTCAAAAAACAAGTGAGAAACATCTTCAGTACTGCTCCCACAAACCAAGCAAAAAGGTTCAGAAATCACTCCAAATTGAACTAGTCTAGAGCAGGTCTTAAGTCTATTTAGAGTAGCTAACCAAAGAATAAAAGAGTGCTTTGGTATATTCATCTTATTCCACACATACGAATCCCAAAAACAAGGAACACAATCAGCGTGCCCTGAATTTTTTTTGTACACTTTAGCAATACTATACTGCTGCCCAATAAGCTCTTGCATCGTAAATTGTTGCTTCAAGACATTCTTTACAGCAATCACTTTCTTCCAGTACCAACTTGAAGAAGGGGGAGCCTCATAATCCCACCAATGTTCACCTCGAAGATACACTTCATGTATCTATTTGACCCATAAATTCTCTTTATGAGTAGCCATGGCCCAAGAATACTTCCCTATGGCTGCCACATTCCACATTTCAAGATTACGAATGCCCAACCCACCCTTCTTTTTGCTTTTGCAAACCTCTTCCCAAGCTACACTACCCGACCCCTCAAAACCAGCAAGCCCTTTCCAAAGATACGCCCTACAGATACTCTTAATTCTCTGAAAAAAAATTTTAGGCAGTAGCATAATCTGAGCCTAGTAAGTATGGGAGCAATAAGGATCGAATTAATAAGTGTTGTCCGGCCAGCAAAGGATAGGAACTTCGAACTCCAACAACGGATTCTAGCAACCATCTTCTCAATAATCACTTCACAATCCAATGAGGAAATCTTCTTGACACAAATCGTCACTCCCAAATAACGAAACGGAAGAAAGCCTCTCTTGAAATCAGAAAAATGAAGGACTCTTTGAACTTCCCTGTCATTCATACCACAAACAATAACTTCAGATTTGTCTTTATTAGCTTGTAGCCCAGAGGTTTGAGAGAACAGCTCAACGCCTTTCATTAAAGTGTATATGGATTTATATTCCCCATATGAGAAAAGAAGCACATCGTCTACAAAACAAAGGTGATTAAGCTGGAACTCCGCACATCTCTCATGAAATTTGAAGTCATTTGATCGAGCAGTCTTTTTAAGAGTTCTAGATAAGTATTCCATTCCAAGCACAAATAAAAGGGGGGATAGCGGATCTCCCCTTATAAGATCCCTTTGAGCCGCAAAAAAACCATGAAGGGAGCCATTTATCATAAGGGAAAATCTGGGAGTCCTAACACAAGTCATCACAAGCTTCATAAAATGCATAGGAAACCCAAAAGCCACTAACATCTCCTCTAAGAATTCCCAATCTACAATATCATAAGCTTTCTTAATATCAATCTTAATCAGACAATTAGGTTTGGCCCCCCTCCTATCATAATACCGAACCAAGTCTTGACACACCATTATATTATAGCAATGTATCTTCCATGAATAAAACCACTCTGATTCTCAGCAATAATATCATCTAAAACAGCTCTTAACCGAGAGCTAAGAAGCTTAGCCACTAGTTTATAAAGAACATTACAATAAGAGATTGGCCTAAAATAACTAACACTTTCCGGACAGGTTACCTTAGGGATAAGAGTGATGGTTGTAGTGTTGATCTCCTTCAATAAGGCCCCATGTTCAAGAAAGGACAAAACTGCTGAACTCACTTCATCTCCCACTGAATTCCAATGATGCTGGTAGAAATAACTACTAAAACCATCTGGTGCAGGGGCTTTCTCTCCACGTATAGAAAATAAAGCTTCCTTAACTTCAAGTTTCCCAAATGGTCGTTGCAAAAGCTACAGATCACACTGAGATAGACTCGACCCTTCTCTCATAACATAACTTTTAACTCTCTTCTTGCCCTCAAATTTAGAGCCAAGTAATTGTTGATAAAATTCTAGAAAAGCTCCCGAAACTACTTTTGTAGTATTCTGCAACCGGCCATGCATATCACGAATTTGAGTTACAGAATTCTACATCCTTCTAGCCCGAATACTTTGATGAAAAAATCTGGTATTCTCATCACCTTGAAAAATCCAATTCATCTTACTTTTCTGCTTTAAAAACTCAACATACAGCCCCTGTACACGCCTCAATTCTATTCGAGCTGCAACTTCCTCATTCATAAGAGAGGAATTTCTAGGGTTCCCATGAAGTTTCTGCTGGACACTTTGCAAAAATCCGCTCAGCCTGCATATAAGAAACCCCAAGATCACAAAATCAGTCCCTATTTAGTTTCTTTAAAGCCTCCTTAACCTTTTTCAATTTGCTCACAATCTGAAACATGTCAGTGCCTATGACAAGAGTCCTCCACGCCTCTTCAACTTGGTCCTGATAACCACCATACTGCTGCCAAACTTTAAAATAACGAAAAGGCTTCTTTCCCATATCCACCATAGTGCTTAAAGAAACAACTGCAGGGGCGTGATCAAAAAGACCCTCAGGCATAAAATACACTTCAGCACTATAATACTCATCCATCCATTGCTGGTTGGCAACTACGATATCAAGTTTAGCCATAATCCTATTGGGAGGACCTTGTTTATTACTCCAAGTATAATAGCAGCCTCTGTATTTAATGTCCACCAATTCACAAACCTCCAAACACTCCCGAAAAGCATCTAAGTGAAGAAGCCTAACCCGCTCTCCAATTCTCTCTTCCTGATTAATCACTGCATTGAAGTCACCAAGTACAATCCATGCCTCCTAACAGTTTAAACCAGCAAGATCTCGCCATAACAACATCTTCCTCACTTCATCATTAAAAGCATAAACAAAGGTACAAAAGAAAGGTCGCCCCCCACTTCGAGGCTCAACCCAGCAATGAACCATTTGGCTAGAGCAATACCGAATATCGACAGTAAACATAGCAGGATTCGAAGCAACAATAATACACCCACTCGAATGCCACGCACCATTACTAGTAAAACACCAATTACTAAACATATTGAGGAATAAAACGCCTAACTTTTGAGCTTTAACCCTCGTCTCTAGGAGACCCACCAAACCAATCTTATTAGCAAAAATAAAATTCTTCACTTCCTTTTGTTTTCGGTTTTGGTTGAGTCCCCTCACATTCCATGCTAGCACTTTATCCATTCACTGTAGGAGGTACCCCCCCTCCT
It encodes the following:
- the LOC133800129 gene encoding uncharacterized protein LOC133800129, whose protein sequence is MVCQDLVRYYDRRGAKPNCLIKIDIKKAYDIVDWEFLEEMLVAFGFPMHFMKLVMTCVRTPRFSLMINGSLHGFFAAQRDLIRGDPLSPLLFVLGMEYLSRTLKKTARSNDFKFHERCAEFQLNHLCFVDDVLLFSYGEYKSIYTLMKGVELFSQTSGLQANKDKSEVIVCGMNDREVQRVLHFSDFKRGFLPFRYLGVTICVKKISSLDCEVIIEKMRIKSICRAYLWKGLAGFEGSGSVAWEEVCKSKKKGGLGIRNLEMWNVAAIGKYSWAMATHKENLWVYMFGDDTQERLQAIRKYLETSSSRSSRTITDNPLFQPSKRVNPVQIPLPFGNDSNFETSVKS